The Anopheles bellator unplaced genomic scaffold, idAnoBellAS_SP24_06.2 scaffold00413_ctg1, whole genome shotgun sequence genome includes the window CTTTCCCTAGAGCATTACCATGGAACAGTTGCAAAAGACGGCGAAAACCTTCCGACAAGTATGCCAACCGAAGCATCAAATTACAGACGGTACTGTAGGCGGATTTGTGCAGCGAAGTGCATAACTCTAACTTTTAAGTGGTTATTCCTCCCCAATGCAGCTGTGGCCGACGCCGTCAGCAATGGAGTTTTCACCGAcacgaaacaatttaaatgctACGTAAGCTGCCTGCTCGAAATCATGCAGGTTGCGCGCAGGGGCAAGGTGAACTATGAAAAGTCACTCCGGCAAATCGACACCATGCTTCCGGATGATTTAAAGTCTGACTTCCGGACCGGACTAGAGGCGTGCAAGAATGCTGGTAATTATCCTGTATCGCGCGCTTTATGCAGCCTACTGTttgaatgctgttttttttcttttctctctcagCGAAGGACATCAAGGACCATTGTGAGGCTTCGTACGTTTTGGTGCAATGCTTCTACAAAAATAATCctaaattcattttcccatAAAGATTACTCATCATTTAATAACGATTTTTGTGTTATGTGGAACTTGGCCAAAATGCCAGCTTTTGAAAAATTCACATTTCAACAtcattctattgtttttaGAACACTCGGTTAATGCAGTTTAAGTTTAGTACAAATCGAAAGCCCCAACCATTTGGCATTACGTCACATGTCAGTGTCACTTTCACTGAGGATCgactcgaaacgaaaataggtgttcgaaagaaaacataggCTCTCCTAATACATAATCCGCTTTGCATATCAGTTTTGTTGGTGATGTTGGCCGCCGGGAGAAAAGCTGTACAAACCAGTGCGTTCTACGCACCGCTGTTTTCGTCCCAAATCAAACCCAGACCGTTTACCGTCATCGCATTGCGTCGGTTTGCCGTGTCTCCAGCCCGGAACGCTAGCGCAGGAGGGAGCAGCAATGTTGGCTTGTGGAGGGCGGAACGCGTCCTGTCCGTGGCACTGCTCGGTGCTTTACCAGTCGGCCTTATGTATCCTTCATATGCCGGGGACACACTGATTGCCGTAAGCATCGTGATGCATCAGCACTGGGGCCTGGAAGCTATTGTCACGGATTACGTGCGACCGATCCTGTTTGGAAAAACCGTGCCGAAGATAGCGCACGGCTTGCTGCTCATCTTATCGGCGGCCACACTGGGTGGATTGCtccattttaattacaatgATATCGGCATTGGGGCATGTGTCAGGAAATTGTGGAAGACGAAGGCAATAGAACATTAGAACAACAGACACTCACCTTAAAACGACGGCGGGTTGTTAATTGCTGCAaaatcgaccgaaaaaaatcatacTTTAGTAAAGGTTATGTAATTCTTATTtatgcaaagaaaacgaaaataaaaagaagaaaagtagGGAATAATTGTCTTTTTGGCGCAAATTTAATGGTGTCCA containing:
- the LOC131214281 gene encoding succinate dehydrogenase [ubiquinone] cytochrome b small subunit, mitochondrial-like produces the protein MLAAGRKAVQTSAFYAPLFSSQIKPRPFTVIALRRFAVSPARNASAGGSSNVGLWRAERVLSVALLGALPVGLMYPSYAGDTLIAVSIVMHQHWGLEAIVTDYVRPILFGKTVPKIAHGLLLILSAATLGGLLHFNYNDIGIGACVRKLWKTKAIEH
- the LOC131214284 gene encoding general odorant-binding protein 72-like, translated to MSYGNLATSITMEQLQKTAKTFRQVCQPKHQITDAVADAVSNGVFTDTKQFKCYVSCLLEIMQVARRGKVNYEKSLRQIDTMLPDDLKSDFRTGLEACKNAAKDIKDHCEASYVLVQCFYKNNPKFIFP